A DNA window from Aspergillus nidulans FGSC A4 chromosome V contains the following coding sequences:
- a CDS encoding uncharacterized protein (transcript_id=CADANIAT00003277) gives MKAALEVDISTSDIDTMYKRRDIDAEISDKMRRYKQDKKKGRQSNANLEIKYIKKTRHQSLPML, from the coding sequence ATGAAAGCAGCACTTGAGGTTGATATATCAACCAGTGACATAGATACGATGTATAAGAGGAGAGATATCGATGCAGAAATCTCGGACAAGATGAGAAGGTATAAacaggacaagaagaaaggaagacaAAGTAACGCGAATCTGGAAATCAAATACATTAAAAAGACTCGGCATCAATCACTTCCCATGCTCTAA
- a CDS encoding U2 snRNP complex subunit MSL1 (transcript_id=CADANIAT00003274) translates to MATKTGPARAPAKPPAGLPNQTLYCTNLPDKLRKYDLRLALYTLFSTYGTVLDIVAMKTEKMRGQAHVVFKDIQASTQAMRALQGFEFFGKPMKIVYAKGSSDVIARLRGTYVAPATAPGQLPTVSTDLQKSIFSGPPGATALPPKPSGEPNGTAQGVKRPREDESDEGEAPMDEESDVPMEASSDED, encoded by the exons ATGGCTACAAAAACAGGCCCTGCTCGCGCCCCAGCGAAGCCGCCTGCTGGTCTTCCGAACCAAAC ATTATATTGTACCAACCTCCCAGACAAGCTTCGAAAATATGACCTCCGACTCGCCCTTTATACACTTTTTTCCACATATGGCACCGTTCTCGACATTGTGGCCATGAAAACCGAAAAGATGCGCGGCCAAGCCCACGTTGTTTTCAAAGATATCCAAGCAAGTACACAGGCAATGCGTGCACTTCAAGGATTCGAGTTTTTTGGGAAGCCAATG AAAATTGTCTACGCTAAGGGCAGTTCAGACGTTATTGCCAGGCTTCGCGGAACTTATGTCGCTCCTGCAACAGCTCCTGGTCAACTTCCGACTGTGTCAACGGATCTTCAAAAATCGATTTTTAGCGGACCCCCTGGGGCAACCGCTTTGCCTCCAAAGCCTTCTGGTGAGCCCAACGGGACTGCTCAAGGAGTGAAGCGGCCACGCGAAGATGAGAGTGATGAAGGCGAAGCGCCGATGGATGAGGAAAGTGATGTTCCAATGGAGGCCTCCTCAGACGAGGATTAG
- a CDS encoding WW domain protein (transcript_id=CADANIAT00003278) has translation MNPSGNNRSQEELFLNSPDNQQEGESPVIGPLRISKRETPSPASAGAAPLPYPDDRPRLQQHARVSGSSGSSPIAQAGRQSASPTSSGGLSPVDYPAALRPRDGREPKQSTLAERRGNAPKPLPESPIVDTADREAFAARMKQRAPGPPVDSPSQSMAYPNYNQHYYPPPQPSTSARPASRTASQNTQPPQHGINRFSSTASTSTTRAERGSPPPPETPIVEPGQHPASDIEARYAASGIAGTSTLTGLQAQSAAAQRRAEQYAGQQPRNPVQRPWTPTELPGSHPHGPPTVYQGAEVVALQTSNQSASPYPSNIAAASSQAPHSQQPARIPNNALEQDLERMRISSSPPPAYSSVPRPASTSQGYSNEKQRLAAASNQSNPASAQQPAAAATATAAVAGAAAPMVSAQDHPAFANDPRQQQPPQVSGPSPQNDVQNGGQQDQHPAFQAQQAQASAVPVSATSLPPASPPPLPEGWIAHLDPNSGQYYYIHLPTQSTQWEFPKGPTPLNLNEAPMSPVGSVYSAHPLASPGLSAFGKPLASPGVPMTPGFESLQSPAVAGFSGPPPSSGVELYKVAPTNGVYFGPYLRYANMDVQRGIWFGSILLVTDAGQPPTIHIHQSIDLSPNPRQLKAMAISTHQRWTFYKYEIDLKMEESGPAKWTYAITSHLGCTRYEFLVAGQHETSWRFIATSGNDFSLNVNENDRSRLGGVGLMWKDIMQKHTEIGGFHAQLCLGGQIYADRMWKEIPSLKQWLLIRGKEARKTAPWTAAHEQDVSHGYFHYYTSHFDQPYLRESFAQIPYVCQIDDHDIQADMASFDGFGSYPEHMQFSNMFKNIGRIGIEMYLLFQHHTTLDILRNVSTDHDLFTITGTGWHFVKYLGPAVVLVGLDCRSERNQHQVLAGPTYQGIFPKIAMLPPTVQHCLWMVSIPLIYPRLETAEHIAQTFTTGKRAVTGAYNVLGKVTSSVAGVVGAKDVVGSGFDSVKRAVGKSGLMGGILSPFGEFDLLDELRDQWTHESKDLERTYLIRTLQGIAHQKSLRMTFLSGAVNVCGAGLVHDPAHPSDHKTMYQLISSSVVNSPPPSYIIKMLHSSNKPLYVPANGHRSTPSQPSDTKEDMMEIFQNDVTGQAREHKKLMGRRNYVAIVAYDPDSIGGSQMSLAMYGQQGGGLHFPAGNGKLNLAIDFMVQGDGSFGQVVKYGPVIVPSLEHGK, from the exons ATGAATCCCTCCGGGAACAATCGTTCCCAGGAGGAGCTTTTTCTAAACAGCCCTGATAATCAACAGGAGGGTGAGTCCCCAGTAATTGGGCCGTTGCGCATCAGCAAACGAGAGACTCCCTCACCGGCTTCTGCGGGTGCTGCTCCTCTACCATACCCCGACGACCGGCCaaggctgcagcagcatgCCCGAGTTTCAGGCTCAAGTGGTTCGAGCCCAATAGCCCAAGCAGGTAGACAGAGTGCATCTCCGACGTCCAGTGGAGGACTATCGCCAGTTGACTACCCGGCCGCTTTGCGACCCCGGGATGGCCGCGAGCCAAAACAATCGACCTTGGCTGAACGACGAGGGAATGCGCCCAAACCGCTACCGGAGTCTCCCATAGTCGACACGGCTGACAGAGAGGCTTTCGCTGCTAGGATGAAACAGCGGGCTCCAGGACCTCCAGTCGATAGTCCGTCGCAAAGTATGGCGTACCCAAATTATAACCAGCACTATTACCCTCCCCCGCAgccctccacctccgcgAGACCAGCGTCCCGCACGGCGTCGCAGAATACACAACCGCCACAGCACGGTATCAACCGCTTTAGCTCTACAGCTTCCACATCAACAACCCGTGCCGAGCGCGGgtctcctccacctccggAAACACCCATCGTTGAACCCGGACAGCACCCGGCTTCTGATATTGAGGCTCGCTATGCCGCCTCGGGAATTGCGGGCACCTCGACCCTGACCGGGCTGCAGGCTCAAAGCGCTGCAGCGCAGCGAAGAGCAGAACAATACGCTGGACAGCAGCCTAGAAACCCGGTTCAGCGGCCGTGGACACCGACTGAGCTGCCAGGGTCTCATCCCCATGGGCCGCCCACCGTATATCAGGGCGCTGAGGTGGTCGCGTTACAGACATCAAACCAAAGTGCAAGCCCTTATCCTTCTAACATAGCTGCGGCTTCGTCTCAAGCGCCACACTCTCAGCAGCCGGCGAGAATACCGAACAACGCCCTCGAACAAGACTTGGAGAGGATGCGCATCAGTTCGTCGCCCCCTCCAGCTTACTCAAGCGTACCTCGCCCAGCCTCCACTTCTCAGGGCTATTCGAATGAAAAGCAGCGtcttgcagctgcatcaAACCAATCGAATCCCGCATCAGCACAGcaacctgctgctgctgctacgGCGACAGCCGCGgtggctggagctgctgcacCCATGGTCTCGGCCCAGGACCATCCGGCATTTGCCAACGATccaagacagcaacagccaCCGCAGGTATCAGGACCATCGCCACAAAACGACGTGCAAAATGGTGGCCAGCAAGACCAGCATCCGGCTTTCCAGGCCCAGCAAGCACAGGCCAGTGCAGTTCCAGTTAGTGCTACGAGTTTGCCCCCGGCATCGCCTCCTCCGCTCCCAGAAGGCTGGATTGCACATCTGGACCCAAACTCTGGCCAGTACTACTATATCCATCTCCCTACGCAGTCCACTCAATGGGAGTTCCCCAAAGGGCCTACGCCGCTAAATCTCAACGAAGCACCTATGTCTCCGGTTGGAAGTGTGTACAGCGCCCATCCCTTAGCCTCGCCGGGCCTTTCAGCCTTTGGCAAACCATTAGCATCTCCAGGCGTCCCAATGACGCCTGGGTTTGAAAGCCTACAGTCTCCAGCTGTCGCGGGGTTTAGTGGCCCCCCCCCAAGTAGTGGCGTGGAATTGTACAAGGTAGCGCCGACTAACGGAGTATATTTTGGTCCTTACCTGCGCTATGCAAACATGGATGTTCAGCGCGGCATATGGTTTGGGTCTATTCTTCTAGTTACTGATGCCGGTCAGCCACCCACTATCCATATCCATCAGAGTATCGATCTTTCTCCAAATCCACGCCAGTTGAAGGCGATGGCTATCTCTACGCACCAACGGTGGACATTCTACAAATATGAGATCGATTTAAAGATGGAAGAGTCAGGTCCCGCCAAATGGACATACGCCATCACGTCGCACCTTGGCTGCACACGCTACGAGTTCTTAGTTGCCGGTCAACACGAGACGAGCTGGCGCTTTATTGCCACTTCAGGCAATGACTTCTCACTCAACGTCAATGAGAACGACCGCTCACGACTGGGGGGAGTGGGCCTCATGTGGAAGGATATCATGCAGAAACACACTGAGATTGGCGGGTTCCACGCTCAGTTGTGTTTAGGAGGCCAGATCTATGCCGACCGCATGTGGAAAGAGATTCCATCGCTGAAGCAATGGCTCTTAATCCGAGGAAAAGAAGCTAGGAAGACTGCGCCTTGGACGGCCGCCCATGAGCAAGACGTTTCTCACGGGTACTTCCACTATTACACGAGTCATTTTGACCAGCCATACTTGAGGGAGTCATTTGCTCAGATCCCATATGTTTGCCAAATTGACGACCATGATAT ACAAGCTGACATGGCTAGTTTCGACGGCTTCGGCTCATACCCTGAGCATATGCAATTTTCCAATATGTTTAAGAACATCGGCCGCATTGGGATTGAAATGTACTTACTCTTCCAGCACCACACGACACTCGATATCCTCCGTAATGTTAGCACCGACCATGATTTATTTACCATCACAGGTACCGGCTGGCATTTCGTCAAATACCTCGGGCCAGCCGTAGTCCTCGTTGGTCTCGACTGTCGGTCAGAGCGCAACCAACACCAGGTACTCGCTGGACCGACATACCAAGGCATCTTTCCCAAGATCGCCATGCTCCCTCCCACAGTTCAGCATTGCCTGTGGATGGTCTCAATACCCCTTATTTACCCACGCCTGGAAACAGCCGAGCACATCGCTCAAACATTTACAACCGGCAAGCGAGCCGTCACTGGCGCTTATAACGTCCTTGGCAAGGTTACCAGCTCCGTTGCGGGCGTAGTGGGAGCAAAGGACGTCGTCGGATCCGGATTCGATTCCGTTAAGCGAGCCGTCGGCAAAAGTGGTCTCATGGGTGGAATACTAAGCCCATTCGGTGAATTCGATCTGCTTGACGAGCTCCGTGATCAATGGACTCATGAGTCAAAA GACTTAGAGCGAACCTACCTAATTCGCACCCTCCAAGGAATAGCACACCAGAAATCTCTCCGAATGACCTTCCTCTCAGGTGCAGTCAATGTCTGCGGCGCTGGCCTCGTCCACGACCCAGCGCACCCCTCAGACCACAAAACAATGTACCAGctcatatcctcttccgttgTAAACAGCCCTCCACCTTCATATATCATCAAAATGCTCCACTCGAGCAACAAGCCCCTCTACGTCCCAGCAAACGGCCACCGCTCCACCCCTTCCCAGCCCTCCGACACGAAAGAGGACATGATGGAGATCTTTCAGAATGACGTTACTGGCCAGGCGCGTGAGCATAAAAAGCTCATGGGTAGACGGAATTACGTGGCCATCGTCGCCTATGACCCGGATTCTATTGGCGGTAGCCAGATGTCTCTTGCAATGTATGGGCAGCAGGGCGGTGGTCTACACTTCCCCGCTGGCAACGGGAAGTTGAATCTCGCTATTGATTTTATGGTGCAGGGGGATGGGTCGTTTGGGCAGGTGGTTAAGTATGGACCGGTTATTGTGCCGAGTTTAGAGCATGGGAAGTGA
- a CDS encoding WD40 repeat domain-containing protein (transcript_id=CADANIAT00003275), whose product MATAEPHHLFHAPIADHSFSSDKSVLAVARENNVELYQKTGSKFSLTDELKGHEKTVTSVDIAPNSGRIVTCSQDRNAYVWEQTPTGWKPTLVLLRINRAATFVRWSPSEQKFAVGSGARVIAVCYFEEENDWWISKHLKKPIRSTITTLAWHPNSVLLAAGSTDSHARVFSSFIKGVDTRPEPSAWGERLPFNTICGEFLNDSAGWIHGVCFSPSGNALAFTGHDSSVTIVYPSAPEQPPRAMLNISTRLLPFNSLIWNGENEIIAAGHDCEPYRLRGDENGWQLEGTIENKAGAGAGSVREESALNMFRQMDLKGQTQADTQLKTVHQNTINTIRVYEDTAGSVHKISTSGVDGRVVIWTI is encoded by the exons ATGGCTACCGCCGAACCTCACCACCTTTTTCACGCTCCTATTGCTGATCATTCGTTCTCATCCGACAAATCAGTTCTTGCCGTTGCCCGAGAGAACAATGTGGAGCTTTACCAAAAGACAGGCAGCAAGTTCTCCCTGACCGATGAGCTGAAGGGCCACGAGAAGACCGTCACCAGCGTGGATATCGCACCCAACTCGGGTCGCATTGTTACTTGCTCGCAGG ACCGCAACGCCTACGTTTGGGAGCAGACCCCCACAGGATGGAAACCCACGCTGGTACTACTTCGAATCAACCGGGCTGCAACTTTTGTGCGTTGGTCGCCATCTGAGCAGAAGTTTGCTGTTGGATCTGGTGCCCGCGTTATTGCTGTATGCTActttgaggaggagaacgaCTGGTGGATTTCCAAGCACCTGAAAAAACCCATTCGGAGCACCATCACCACACTGGCTTGGCATCCGAACTCTGTTCTCCTTGCAGCAGGCTCAACTGACTCTCATGCGAGAgtcttttccagcttcatcaaGGGCGTCGATACGCGCCCGGAGCCGAGTGCTTGGGGAGAGAGACTTCCCTTTAACACCATCTGTGGCGAATTTCTAAACGACTCTGCCGGTTGGATTCACGGCGTGTGCTTCTCCCCAAGTGGAAACGCGCTTGCATTCACCGGGCATGATAGCAGTGTCACTATCGTGTATCCTAGTGCCCCCGAGCAGCCTCCCCGCGCCATGCTGAATATTTCGACACGTCTTCTTCCATTCAACAGTTTGATCTGGAATGGAGAGAACGAAATTATCGCCGCTGGCCAT GACTGCGAGCCATATCGCCTTCGTGGAGATGAAAATGGTTGGCAATTGGAGGGCACTATTGAGAACAAGGCAGGAGCTGGCGCCGGCAGTGTCCGCGAAGAGTCTGCCCTGAACATGTTCCGTCAAATGGACTTGAAGGGACAGACGCAGGCCGACACGCAGCTCAAGACCGTTCATCAAAACACCATCAACACAATTAGAGTCTATGAGGATACCGCTGGCTCCGTGCACAAAATAAGCA CAAGCGGAGTTGACGGCCGTGTCGTCATCTGGACCATCTGA
- a CDS encoding Zn(II)2Cys6 transcription factor (transcript_id=CADANIAT00003279), translating into MSTRRGQSSRKRPSHLPAIAPKDDVTPLSRHGGSATAVRATFIQPRLRFPPRSRTGCWTCRSRKIKCDEVHPQCNCARLGHVCDYQPRVCFRDDTRRVRERMPDVKTKGNVVWDPAKTSPKRECITTSGSVPYDLLPEFSRLTSDEDREKKAQASAPGTYHVIVVPESFARLPEYTEDALEPVPSNPYSSPLSEYSNYDPMDDVTTSEDPNVVFLNQFRDPRKQVYPSRRSYTQSPESDLGSTPAQTTMMYTPLQDFSEDQISESVDLETYGMALLDHFQNAVWMQLIPGGHGYLEANIFGQEASNFPPLLHVMMAVSALSLVHQGNTQYVDALRYYDHALPSLQSVLQNCDDVLSDGLFLTHFLLLIYQIALQIPSDGPNLWSHHMSRLLQLSLLRHSVAERERYPVIIWLICHIDLYALFSGAGTGEYIMAAVESDLLPGAEPLLYPAGVENDRLKYAGECVAQPLITNLYRECFLLAARLGLFAAEVRVSKVPYMENMHRELESLRGGIRQLWNSSEARFLMEAQRNLSKRFQHIFQQLSVLFHTSLLFSYSVLRHGPESTHWIELEREIQYHTEAILQVAAHIVGHSRQSGPLFLTFPLFLAGAATTSNEVKMAALGLLAKLRETDLGYQAATTSSILQVVCEAQLQYSRSGRYMREIDWRDVIANHGCQLVSYG; encoded by the exons ATGTCCACCCGCAGAGGCCAGTCTTCACGGAAGCGTCCCTCGCACCTGCCTGCGATTGCACCCAAGGATGATGTGACACCTTTGAGTCGTCATGGCGGTTCGGCGACTGCTGTTAGAGCGACATTCATACAGCCTCGTCTACGCTTCCCGCCACGGTCTCGGACTGGATGCTG GACATGCAGA AGTCGCAAAA TCAAGTGTGACGAGGTCCATCCGCAGTGTAAT TGTGCCCGGCTTGGCCATGTATGCGACTACCAGCCACGAGTGTGCTTTCGAGATGACACCCGTCGAGTTAGGGAGCGCATGCCCGATGTGAAGACAAAAGGAAATGTCGTGTGGGATC CAGCAAAAACCTCGCCCAAACGTGAATGCATCACCACCTCGGGATCAGTCCCTTATGACCTGCTCCCCGAATTCTCTAGACTTACGTCAGACGAGGacagggagaagaaagcgcAGGCGTCAGCCCCCGGGACTTACCATGTCATCGTGGTTCCTGAAAGCTTTGCTCGCCTTCCAGAGTATACGGAGGATGCGCTTGAACCTGTGCCCAGCAATCCGTACTCGAGCCCACTATCCGAGTATAGTAATTATGATCCCATGGACGACGTCACTACATCAGAGGACCCAAATGTGGTATTTCTGAATCAATTCAGAGATCCCAGAAAGCAGGTCTATCCCAGCCGCCGGAGTTATACACAATCTCCGGAGTCTGATTTAGGTTCCACCCCTGCCCAAACCACAATGATGTATACACCTCTGCAGGATTTCTCGGAGGACCAAATATCCGAGTCTGTTGATCTTGAAACCTACGGAATGGCGCTTCTTGATCATTTCCAGAACGCCGTGTGGATGCAACTGATCCCCGGGGGCCACGGCTACTTGGAAGCGAACATCTTTGGGCAAGAGGCTTCCAATTTCCCTCCA CTCCTCCATGTGATGATGGCCGTGTCGGCCCTCAGTTTAGTCCATCAAGGAAATACTCAATACGTGGATGCTCTACGGTACTATGACCATGCCCTGCCCTCGCTCCAGAGCGTTCTCCAAAACTGCGACGATGTTCTATCTGATGGACTATTCCTAActcatttcctcctccttatCTACCAG ATCGCACTTCAAATTCCGAGCGACGGGCCAAACCTCTGGTCCCACCATATGTCCCGGCTGCTCCAACTGTCCCTACTAAGACATTCCGTCGCCGAGCGAGAGCGTTACCCTGTCATCATCTGGTTGATATGTCATATAGATTTATATGCTCTTTTTAGCGGCGCTGGGACGGGAGAGTATATTATGGCAGCAGTTGAAAGCGATTTACTTCCTGGGGCCGAACCTCTTCTCTACCCTGCAGGAGTTGAAAACGACAGGTTAAAGTATGCTGGGGAATGTGTCGCTCAACCTTTAATTACAAACCTGTACCGAGAGTGTTTTCTATTGGCGGCACGCCTAGGACTGTTCGCCGCCGAAGTGAGGGTCTCGAAAGTGCCATATATGGAAAATATGCACCGAGAGCTTGAATCGCTGCGTGGGGGGATCAGGCAGCTGTGGAATTCGTCAGAAGCTCGATTTCTTATGGAGGCCCAAAGAAATCTATCCAAGCGATTTCAACACATCTTCCAACAG CTATCTGTCCTTTTCCATACGTCGCTTCTTTTTTCCTACTCAGTTCTTCGGCATGGGCCAGAAAGTACCCATTGGATCGAGCTTGAGAGGGAAATTCAGTACCATACAGAGGCGATTCTTCAGGTCGCAGCTCATATAGTAGGCCACAGCCGCCAAAGCGGCCCTCTATTTCTCACATTTCCCCTCTTCTTAGCGGGCGCTGCTACAACGTCAAACGAGGTCAAGATGGCGGCATTGGGATTGCTAGCAAAGCTCAGGGAAACAGACTTGGGATACCAAGCGGCGACGACAAGTTCTATACTTCAGGTTGTTTGCGAGGCTCAATTGCAGTATTCGCGAAGCGGAAGGTATATGCGAGAGATCGATTGGAGGGACGTAATAGCGAACCATGGGTGCCAGTTGGTGAGCTATGGTTGA
- a CDS encoding ATG3/ATG10 family protein (transcript_id=CADANIAT00003273): MVQMAAGTKQGVLSSFPYLANDEFESGCRAFLHRVQLTGRLPMQWSSVRFQTNGQILKICQILSPDYDGPARSLQIEDTADLQLEAWEEDSQQEAFIRTSNSCELQVDYDILLSPTYQVPVLYFVLRRMDKLLGLDEVYEYLVPDQCKRNIRNMGIMGGISFGYHPIFETPAFFVHPCNTADTMRDVASEHDISPEAYLIIWLGLVGSSVRLQLSSDLFKATSIPKPNA; the protein is encoded by the exons ATGGTCCAAATGGCCGCAGGGACAAAACAGGGGGTGTTATCGTCTTTTCCTTATCTCGCGAATGACGAGTTCGAGAGTGGTTGCCGCGCCTTTCTGCACCGAGTTCAATTGACCGGTAGGTTACCAATGCAGTGGTCGTCGGTTCGGTTCCAG ACAAATGGCCAAATCTTGAAGATCTGTCAAATACTCAGCCCTGACTACGACGGTCCCGCACGGTCACTGCAGATAGAAGACACAGCGGACTTGCAGCTAGAAGCGTGGGAAGAGGACTCT cagcaggaagccTTTATCCGTACATCCAATTCTTGTGAGCTACAGGTAGACtatgatatcctcctctcaCCAACCTACCAAGTTCCCGTCCTATATTTTGTCTTACGGCGTATGGACAAGCTTCTGGGCTTAGATGAAGTCTATGAATATCTAGTCCCCGATCAATGTAAGAGGAATATCCGAAACATGGGTATCATGGGTGGTATTAGTTTCGGT TATCATCCAATATTCGAAACACCAGCGTTCTTTGTCCATCCGTGCAACACAGCGGACACCATGAGGGACGTCGCAAGCGAGCATGACATCAGCCCCGAGGCATATCTCATTATCTGGCTCGGCTTGGTGGGTAGTTCTGTTCGTCTCCAACTGTCAAGTGATCTCTTCAAGGCAACAAGTATCCCAAAGCCCAATGCTTAA
- a CDS encoding lipase family protein (transcript_id=CADANIAT00003276): MTVSLDSLFLTLIIFLTRLCSVSTAHVVPLEASKDPENITPGRQISQELFDSIEELAHIVDIAYCIGTTGIRKPFQCLSHCDELKGFELINTWHTGPFLSDSCGYIALSHPPSPKRIIVAFRGTYSIPNAIVDLSMYPQEYIPFSPGNDTDGDAPKCEDCWVHLGFMNAWRLTRATILDTISAARDQYPDYALTLVGHSLGGAVAALAGTEMQLRGWEPVVTTFGEPRVGNKAFVDYLDTVFRLESGNERVWKFRRVTHVNDPVPLIPLTEWGYEMHSGEIYIDRVELPFSVDDVRYCQGGSDPNCISDAEGKSTTFSPYSSQGFDLSESNMEQQVLSRSPHQSKDQQQENEKGAFPYLESQSTSCLPWGILPPRFRLWELFYSHRDYFIRLGLCVPKGDLSGG; this comes from the exons ATGACGGTGTCTCTTGACAGTTTATTCCTTACACTTATTATATTCCTCACGAGGCTATGCAGCGTCTCGACCGCTCACGTGGTACCCCTTGAGGCCAGCAAGGATCCCGAAAATATCACGCCAGGGAGGCAAATCTCCCAGGAACTATTTGACTCTATTGAGGAGCTGGCTCATATTGTCGATATCGCCTACTGCATTGGGACTACTGGCATTAGAAAGCCGTTCCAATGCCTCAGTCACTGTGATGAGCTAAAAGGGTTTGAACTAATCAAC ACATGGCATACAGGTCCCTTTCTCTCTGATTCCTGCGGCTACATCGCCCTCTCGCATCCCCCCTCACCGAAGCGAATCATAGTCGCTTTCCGCGGTACATACTCAATCCCGAACGCAATAGTTGACCTTTCCATGTATCCCCAGGAATACATACCGTTTTCCCCAGGCAACGATACTGACGGCGATGCACCGAAGTGCGAGGACTGTTGGGTCCATTTAGGCTTCATGAACGCATGGCGTTTAACCCGCGCAACAATCCTAGACACCATCTCCGCAGCAAGAGACCAATACCCTGATTACGCTCTAACCCTAGTAGGCCACTCTCTCGGCGGCGCAGTTGCCGCTCTCGCAGGAACAGAAATGCAGCTCCGCGGATGGGAACCCGTCGTGACGACTTTCGGGGAACCAAGGGTAGGGAATAAGGCGTTTGTCGACTATCTAGACACCGTGTTCCGCCTGGAATCTGGCAATGAGCGGGTGTGGAAATTCCGCCGGGTGACGCATGTGAATGACCCTGTACCCCTAATCCCGCTTACAGAATGGGGCTACGAGATGCACAGCGGAGAGATTTATATTGACCGCGTTGAGCTTCCATTTTCTGTTGACGATGTCAGGTACTGCCAGGGCGGGTCCGATCCAAACTGCATTTCAGACGCGGAGGGGAAGAGCACAACTTTCTCCCCATATAGCTCGCAGGGCTTTGATCTCTCCGAATCCAACATGGAGCAGCAAGTCCTTTCGCGCTCGCCGCACCAGTCGAAGGATCAGCAACAGGAGAATGAGAAGGGAGCTTTTCCATATCTGGAATCCCAGAGTACCTCGTGTCTGCCATGGGGTATACTTCCACCTAGGTTTCGACTGTGGGAGCTATTCTACTCTCATCGTGACTACTTTATTCGTTTGGGGCTTTGCGTTCCCAAGGGAGATTTGTCAGGGGGGTGA